In a genomic window of Gossypium arboreum isolate Shixiya-1 chromosome 7, ASM2569848v2, whole genome shotgun sequence:
- the LOC108487476 gene encoding AT-hook motif nuclear-localized protein 17-like: MADYGVAISLSQAHSSDDDSSEHSPRSVPRLSASGGGGSKSKTPSNKIVTLDYHHRTPSSSDNTGRKPRGRPPGSKNKPKPPIVITRDSNSTMKPVILEISAGSDIIDAIISFARTHSVGVSIISATGSVSNVTLCHPVSHAPALSLHGPFSLLSLSGSFIASSPLSSNKTSQSSSSSTSPSPSLSSSGSFGVTLAGAQGQVFGGKVGGKVMAATLVIVAAATFVNPEFHMLPGEGDNKDHNQESKPSTHGCVAGGATESCSSTGLSMPVYGVASPTPLNCQIPPDVMPWGPSSRPY; the protein is encoded by the coding sequence ATGGCGGACTATGGCGTAGCAATCTCTCTTTCTCAAGCTCATTCCTCCGACGACGACTCGTCCGAGCACAGTCCTCGAAGTGTCCCTAGACTCTCCGCCTCTGGCGGTGGCGGTTCCAAGTCTAAAACTCCTTCCAACAAGATTGTTACCCTTGATTATCACCACCGAACTCCGTCGTCGTCCGACAACACTGGTAGGAAGCCTAGAGGGAGACCTCCAGGGTCCAAAAACAAGCCCAAGCCACCCATTGTTATAACCAGAGATAGTAACTCGACTATGAAACCAGTGATTCTCGAGATCTCCGCTGGTTCTGATATTATTGATGCCATTATCAGCTTTGCTCGTACACACAGTGTTGGTGTTAGTATTATCAGTGCTACTGGGTCTGTTTCAAACGTCACGCTCTGCCATCCTGTATCTCACGCGCCAGCACTATCTCTTCACGGACCCTTTTCTCTACTCTCTTTGTCTGGCTCATTCATTGCCTCTAGTCCTTTATCTTCTAACAAAACAAGCCAATCATCTTCATCGTCAACGTCACCATCTCCTTCCTTGTCTTCTTCTGGTTCGTTCGGTGTAACTCTTGCAGGGGCACAAGGGCAAGTTTTCGGAGGGAAAGTAGGAGGGAAAGTAATGGCCGCAACGCTGGTGATTGTGGCGGCCGCTACATTTGTAAACCCTGAGTTCCACATGCTGCCGGGTGAAGGTGATAATAAGGACCACAATCAGGAATCCAAGCCTTCTACTCATGGTTGCGTTGCTGGTGGTGCAACCGAGTCTTGCTCTTCTACAGGCTTGTCCATGCCTGTTTATGGAGTAGCAAGTCCCACTCCCCTCAATTGTCAAATTCCTCCTGATGTTATGCCTTGGGGTCCGTCCTCACGTCCTTATTAA